DNA sequence from the Hippopotamus amphibius kiboko isolate mHipAmp2 chromosome 1, mHipAmp2.hap2, whole genome shotgun sequence genome:
GACCTTATATGAAGTAACGAATTATCTGTTTCTGAAGGTTTTAAAAACAGCCTAAGATATCATTTACATAATGTAAAGTCCACctgtttaaagtgtataatttagtGGGTTTTAGTTTATTTACCAGGTTAGACAACCACCACCATCTtctaattttaggacattttcctcactccaaaaagaaaccttgtacccattagcagttactCTCCATCCCGCCACCACCTCCTTTCTCTGCACTTGGCAACCTCTAATCTACTAATGTACTTGCTCTATATGAGACATTTCATATCTCAGctatagagagagaaagtactTATTTTgggtattttatataaatgggatcacaCCATATGTAATCTCTTGtgactgacttttttcacttagcatgtttacaggtttcatccacattgtagtatgtatcaataattcatccctgtggggatatgtgtataaaaacagatgattgaacttggtgtacccccccaaaaataataaataaataaataaaattaaaaaaataataattcatcccattttatgaccaaataatatttcattgtatggatttaccacattttatctatccattcttcaggtgatggatatttgggttgtttctaatttttggctttatgagtaatgctgctatggaaACTTGTATGCAAGTTTTGTGTGGTCATATATTTTCAGTTACCTTGGTTGTACACCTAGGAGTAAAACtgttatgtttaactttttaaggaactaccaaactgttttccaaagtgggtgcaccattttacattccaatcAGCAATGGATGAGGGTTTCAATACCTCCATATGCCTGCCAatacttactatttttttctttttgattacagccattctagtggatgtgaaatggtatctcattattcttttgatttgcacgttcctaatgacaaatgatgttgagcattttttctgtgtttattggccatttatatctctcatttggagaaaaatctttttaatcctttgctcattttcaagttgggttgtcttttttgttattgagttgtattcTTCATATAGTCTTGATATAAATTCCTTTTCCAATATATGATTTGtgatactttctcccattctgtaggtcctctcttcactttcttgatggtgtcatttgaagcacaaagtttttaatttggtAACATCTAATTTagcaatcttttcttttatcaacttgtgcttttgatgttacacttaaaaaataattgcctaacccaaggtcatgaagatttactcctatgtttcttctaagagttttatagttttaacattTACATTAGTGTAAGGTCTTTAATTCACTTGGAGTTAATTCCTGATTGTATTATGAAGGAGTGGTCCAACTTTATTCCTTTGCACATTGTCCTAGCACTTAACTCTTTTGCCAGTTTTCCTGACACTATTGTTGAAAATGAATTGACCGTAAATGTTAGGGCTTACTTCTGGCTAACTATTTAACAGTATTATTAGAAACTTATTCAAATTGGTTAATTTGATCACCACCGTTTCTTTCGAAGACATGTGTTATATTTTTCACGCAATCTACATAAGTCCAGGGCCAGGATTTTGGGTACTTTCCCTTTAACCTTCTTGGTAATCCTGAAATCGTGTTTTTTAGGTGGTTTATTTCATCTGTTTGTAACAGTGGCATAACAAAGAACATTAATAATGACGATTCCCTACAAAATCTTCAGGCATTCGGAAGGGCATGAACTATTATCTCTTAAATACAGGCAAAGAGAGAGATTCATTTACTATTTACTATTTACTATTGATTACTTCTCTTTGATTTAGCATTcatcttgtaattttttaaaaagcagtgacagggcttcctaggtggcgcagtggttatgaatccgcctgccaatgcagaggacacgggtttgatccctgctccaggaagatcccacatgccgcggagcaagtaagcccgtgagccacaactattgagcccaagtgctgcaactactgaagcccacacgcctagagcccgtgctccccaacaagagacgtcacggcaatgaggagcccatacaccacaatgaagagtagcccctacttgtcacaactagagaaagcccgcgtgcagcaatgaagacccaacacagccaataaataaataaataaataaataaataaataaataaatttatttaaaataaaaaagcagtgaTGAATGGTGAGGCTGGGTTGAATTTACAACAGCTGACTGTGATGGTATTGTCTGTGAtagtttattcttaaaaatttatttcatggtATCTTTTAAGATGTGAGTCAGGATATAAGCACGCAATTTATGGAAGAAGAAATGTTCACAGCtaataaacaagtgaaaaatatTCTCTACTAGttatataaaaatgcagatgATGACCCAATTGGGTAACAAATTggcagagttttttttaaagatcacatttgtggtgatggtgacagacttttgtttgttttgttttgtttttggtatttttaatgactgaaacAAGACAGACCTAAAACTGCAGCTTCTGGAAAAATCATTTATTCTTGCTGGTCTTTTGTTTCTCCTCGAACTTGACCTTGGCGTCCCGTTGGGCCTTGTGTTTGAGAGCAGGGTCTCTGAAGACATCCTTGTTGACAACGATTTCGTCCAAGAGGATATCCACAGAGTACCTTGTGGGCACTAGGTGATTATAATTATAAACTTTCATAAAATACTTCATGTTTGACCTCTTGGCGATTTTCATCTTGTTCATGGCAGCTGTCACTTTGCGGGTATAGTTGTCGATTCCAGCCACCAGAGCATGGCTGTTGTCTGAGGTGCCATCATCAATGTTCTTCACGATGACCCCTTTGCATCTGGAATAGCATTCAGCCAGGACTAGCACGACCCCCTTAGGTTTCATGAACTTGTGCATTTCGGCAGCAACCACTCAGGACTAGAGCTGGTGGGAGCCTTCTTACAATGTATGTATGCAATGCTGGAAGTGGTTCCATAAAGGAGTTctcatcctcattttgcagaggaggaggctgaggctcagagaggtccatAAACTCATTGCACGTCTCACAGCTTGTGTGTGACCAAGCTGCGACTCCAACCTAGGTATACATGCTGACCAACCCCTTCATAGCCACTGGGGGAGTTTAGCCCAGACTGGCCAGAGGTCATTGTGAGATTTCTGGTAAACCAGAATTTGCATTCTGCCCTATGTACCTATGAAAACTCTGTAGGGTAAGGTGGGGTTTGGTGATTGGGCTGGGCCATCAGGGGACTAAGGAGACAGACTGTTTCTCTAAGAAACTGTGTTccagtgtttggtttttttttaaagatttatttatttatttatttatttaatttttggctgcattgggtctttgttgctgcatgggctttctctagttgtggcaagagggggctactcttcactgcagtgtgcaaatttctcactgcggtggcttctctttgttgcaggtcacgggctctaggcgtgtgggcttcagtagttgcagctcatgggctcagtagttgtggctcgcaggctttagagcacaggttcagtagttgtagcacacggtcttagttgctccacggcatgtgggatcttcccggcccagggatcaaatgtGTGTCTCcagcattgccaggcagattcttaaccactgtgccagcagggaagcccctccagtGTTTCTTATTAGATTTTCAGGGAGGGAGGATAAAGAGTAGAAGggacactactgggcatatacccagagaaaaccataattctaaaagacacatgcaccccagtgttcattgcagcactatttacaatagctgggacatggaagcaacctaaatgtccattgacaggtgagtggataaagaagatgtggtacatatacaatggaatattactcagccataaaaaggaatgaaattgggacatttgtagatccatggatggacctagagactgtcatgcagagtgaagtaagtcagaaagagaaaaacaaatatcgtatattaacgcatatatgcggaatctagaaaaatggtacagatcaaccggtttgcaaggcagaaatagagacacagatgtagagaacaaacatatggacatgaagtggggaaagtgggggtgggggggaagtggggggtggggatgaactgggagaatgGGACTGTCATTCTGGAGGCCTTCTATTTATTGCCCCAGGTCTGGGCTGAGCCTAGTAACATTCCCATAAAAGAATCTTTTGCAGATAGGATTCTTTGAAGGATATTTAAGCAATTGTAGTTGGAACTgtagaggaattttttaaaaattcaatatctCTCCATATACATGGTGCCCTGCTAGTAGTTTTACAAACGTTAAACTAGAAAACACAGTAAAAGCCAAAAAACCCATAGCCTAATCTACAGTGCCTTTACAAGGAACTCAAAGAAGCTAACCTAAAACCTAACGTATCTTTCTAGATTAAAAGCAACTTAAAACCAAAACTTGCAGAGTTGACACAGCAAGTGTGACAGTACAAGTATGTAATCAACCTCTTTTCCCTTAGCTGGAATATAGTGAGCTCTCCTGGACAAACGGAGCCCCAGAGTGCAACCATCCTTCCAAGCCTTTCCTGGCATTGCCCACTGTCCCCCTCTGAGTTCTCCCTCTTCAGCTTGAACAACATGAAAAACCTCAAGCTCTGCCAGGTCTTCTTTGCAATCAACCGACAAGCAAAAGACCCTTGTGTCAGAGGTTCCTGAGCATGCGGGATCACTCTTGCTTTTGCTCAAGTCTTTGATGATAAACAAAGAAACTGTCTCCAATGGGCACCCACAGGTCTGCTCCATGTGGAGCCTTTCTGTCCTTGAGATACCCAAACGACCTTTTATGCAGCAAAGAGGCAATAGTCTACTCTCAACTAGTTTTTCCAGGTCTGGGACCTGTCACTTACAATTCCAGGTCTGGATCCTTTGGCTTCACTGCTGTCCCCTGGAGCCTACCGTTCCAGGGCCTGAGCTGTGCTTGGAATGTCTGCCAGATGCTCCTCTTTGCTGGCAGGTCCTGATGTCTTTTCCACATCTTCTAGAGGCCAGCTAATCTTCAGGAAACTCTGAGGAGTACCAAGAAGGAACTTTGAGTTTATATCTAATCTGGCCAATAACAGCTCTTTCAGCCAAGTGGCCTGTTGTTCCCTCACAAGTAATATATCAGAAGGTTTCTCTTTCAGAGTCTGGTCAGAGGGACGGATTAGCCATACCTGAAATCCACATGTGAGGGTCAGCAATTGACCACAGAGACATTCTATGTGACTCCTAAGATAATATTACCTTCTTGCCTCAGGAGCTTCATCTTATCTTAAGGCTCGTGTAGGGTTAGTTTTATTGACCCCTTATTCACGGTGATCTAGGTCTTACTCCAATCCTGATGTCTTTCCTCACTTTAGAAGACAGTGAGTATCTGCTACCTCAGAGGTTCCATCCTAATTGTCCCTAAGTGGTCCTCAGTTTACTCCCCAAAGTTCATGACTGTACGTTATTTAAATTAAACATGCTCAACATAACAACTTTCATATTCATTTGAATTAAACATACCCAACACAACAAATTTGATATTAtcaaaatattgatgaaatatCTATCTTTTATCACCCACGTCTCATCTGTGCTTTCTATAATCAGAATGTacgttttttttaaagaacatgttTTATACTGTATTCATCATGGTTCTTTCCTCACTGTGgggactcaacaaatatttactggtgATAAACCTATTATGCTCGAAGGCAAATTCACAGGGAAGTTGATCTTTTAATGCAAACGCTCAAGTTGCTCCTTAACtaggagaataataaaaatgacattaaaggtttttttttttttttttttttactgtttcaaaCAGAACTCCAATTGGCTGAATTCaaatataagtattttaaaatattcaattcatTTTAATCTAAGACCATTGTAGAACAAAGCGTATGTTCGGAGATGATTTATTTGTATAGGAAATACTAAGATGAAGATTTACATAGAGAAGAAAGTGCAATTTGCTTGAGTTCAAGACTAGATACTGGAAGTAGAGACTTCCATGCATAAGATTATTAAAAATGCACTTAACTTTTATTCTCTATCTGACCTTTTCTAATCTTTCAAGCAAAATTTGCCCTTCCATCCGGTGTTAGATGGAAGGCATTGATGAACTCGGCTAAATTAATGGCTTCTCTGTATGCATATTGTCTGTCTGATAACTTTGGAGTCCCTGCCTCTCTAACTTGGGCTGCCTTTGTGACCTGCTTTGGCCAGTACAATGTGGCAGTGATGTTGTGACAAGTCTGAGTCAAGAAGCCGTGCGTGTTTCTGTTTCCCCTCTGGCTTCTCTGTGGTCACCATGACAACATGCCTGAATTAGGGGCATGCTCCAAGTGAGACCATGTGGAGCAGCGATGAGGCATTCCAGCTTTCACAGACCCTCAGCTCCCAGTTGACCTGCCCTCTGACACACAACTGAGCGCAGCCAAAATCAAATTGGTCTAGTTCAGCAGAACTACCTGCTAAGCTGTAAATTCATAAATAATAAGTGGTTGTTTTAAACCCATATGTTTTGGGATGGTTTGTTATAGAGCAAATAGCTAACCACTTCAGATTCTGCATTCATATTACTAATGGGGTAAGATGATAATAGCTCCTCATAGAggcaattttattttaactgttgTCAACTGCTTGAGCTACGCAAAAGTAACTTTGAGAGTGTCTTCACTTTCAGTAAGTAAACGGGGAACTTAGGGAGTGcagtggaatcttcccaggataACAGCTTGGTATGTTTCAGAAGCCTCTTACTATCAGAAATAAGGAAAGGTAGCTTTAAGGTAGGGTAGAGGTCATCTTTCAAAGATCTCAAAATCTTATTTGGTAGACCTGCGCACTGTCCTTACCacattccccacctccccagcctcccctcagCTCTCCTACTCTCCATGAAAAGCCTACAGCAGCACCCGCTACTCACTCTTATCAGGTCTGTTCCAGAAGTCCTTCTCACCTCTCTGTCAACCACACTCCAGGTTTTTGCATCGAGGCTATCACGACTTCTTCAGTCTAAGACAAAGCTGGCTTCCAATCTGGCTCATGCCTGACGTGTTATGGGCCTGCAGACACGCTAAAGATTTGATGTCTGTGTGCTCCAGTTTTCTTCTCTGCAAAACGGTGATGAGAAGGCCCTCGGTGAAGCTCTGTTTTTTCTCTCCACAGCTTAACCTTACAGTTAGGGAAAGAAAttaggaagaaacagaagctaTTGCTTTTTGAAAAGTTAGTTCAATGTTCTTTTGATCACTGGTGAATGATACTTGCTACTGATTTAGAAACTTTCAGTTATGGGCCAAAGCTTTAGCAAATATTAACCCTCATTATACTGCCCTTATTAACAGCCAGACAAATGAAAGTTCAGAAATTTTACAGGATGTGAAGGATCCAAAGTCACACACACGTCTGCAGGTGAAGCCGTAAATATAGTAACAGTCTGATCATCTACtttgttcttaaaaacaaaactacctcCCACTCTTTACTACAGATGTGAAACAGTCATTCTTAGGCAATTTCTTATAAACCACATGGGTGCTCTTCAGACTAATAAAGGAATTTGAGGCCGTCTATAGGCATCTTATCAACCCAAATTTTACTATGGATAGCTCATAAACTCAGCTTTTAGGAAAAGGGCGGCAACAGACTCCCGAGAGGGGAAGGCTTGCGGGGAAAGTTGAGGTGATATTAGCAACAATAAGCAGTTTCGTAGCAATGGTATATTCTGTAATAAGGAGCCCCAGCCTAGAAGACTCCATCCCCCGTGTCCTCAgtgtgctcatctgtaaaatgtgggctTGGAGTATATCCGTGCTTTCCTACACTGTGGTCTGCAGACAACGTCTCCAGCCTGTATGAAAGCTGGGAAATGCTGAGTCTAAGTTCTGTTTCTTAGAGAGCTTTATGAAGATCTGCATTTAAGAAATctgttaaactttatttttaaaatttttattatttttttaaaaattgaagtaccGTTGATATACAGGTGTGGGTGTGCAGCAAAGAGATttagttacacatacatatatatatttcagattcttttccgttataggttacaagatattgactatagttcccttaagtatacagtaggtccttgttgtaaGAAACCTGTTAAACTTTATTAATTCAGGCTTAACCTGAGAAGAACCTCATTCTGGAAATGTGGagacagatgatttttttttttgggagtggtctacattttttaaaattaattttaattgtagtatggttgctttacaatgtgttagcctgcactgtacaacaaaatgaatcggCCATACACGTACAGACATATCTTctcttttggacttccctcccatttaggtcaccacagtgcattaggcagagttccctgtgctgtacagtatgttcccatcggctgtctattttatacatagtatcagtaatgcatatatgtcaatcccactctcccaatacctcccaccccaccctttccccacttggtatccacacatttgttctctacctctggaGACAAATGATTCTTAAGATTTCCTTTGGCTGTAAAGACATCTGAGCTAATGCAAACATTTTAGTTCTATTGCAATTTACTGCAGAGTCCGCTTTTACCAAGAAATGAAATAAGgggaaaaatcatatttttttgaTTGTCTTCTCTGTCAGGGATTtagatattttctgtatttctcattTACCCCTTGCAATAACCATATAGAGTATTATTATTCTCACCTTACTAATATTGATCTTAACcacatcatattttaaataaccaCTACCGTCTTATTGAGACAGTAACAATAAAGCATTGATGCAAGCCAGTGGGCTCCGGCCTCAACACTCTTCTCTGCACGTGTTCTCTAGGTGATCGCATCTGGCCTTATGGCTCTAAATACTACTTATGTGCTGAAGACTATCAAATCTTATCATCTCCCCCTAACTTCTCCCACATTAAATAAACATCTCAAACCCACTGTTGCCAAACCAGGATCTTAAAGTCACAGCTCTTCTCCAAACCTTGCTTGTCCCATTTTACCCTCAGTAAACAGCTTCCCCATCTACCTGGTTGATCAAACAGCAATTCAGGTGTCAttaatttctctcattctctcactTCCCACAAGCAATCTACCAGCAAGTCTGGTCGGCCAAGTCTGCTTCTATTTTGCTATATacagtcatttgttttatttttttttagattccatttataagtgatatcatacagtagttgtctttgtctgacttattttagtaagcataatattctctagatccatccatattgctgcaaatggcagaatttcattctttttttccagctgaatattccattgtgtctaTGTTAATACTTCCAGATACGGaagacaaactagtggttaccggggggaaggggagggggagggacaagacaggggtagggaattaagagatacaaacttatGTATAAAGttgataagcaacaaggatatactgtacagcacagggaattatagtcattattgtgtaataacttttaatggagtataatctatagaaATACTAAATCACTgagctgtatacctgaaactaatgttgtaaatgaaatatacttcaattaaaatgaaaaaaagagtctGATTGGCTGTGCTTTCAGGATACAACCAGAGTTTGACCACTTCTCTCCATTCCACTCTTATCTTTAATCAACCTAGCATCATCCCTTATCTAGATGATTACAGCAGTATTACAAttgttctctctgcttccactgtgTCCCCTCTACCATCAGGAGCCaagatgatcttttaaaaaaaacaaagaaacaaacaaacaaaaagaaacaaaaaaaacctagtaTTGAAAAAAACCTAGTATTGCTTTCCTCCTTAAAACGTCTGAAtgatttcccattttattaaaaaaaaaatctaaattgcaATCTATGGCCCTGATCGGGTCTTTGCTTATGTCTCccacctcattttttttaagaacttttattgagatacagttaacatacaataaactgcacatatttagagtgtacagtttggtgtcccaatctcccagttcattcccccccagccctccccgctttccccacttgtctCCCACCTCATTTTGCTGATGCCTCCCTCCACTGTCTTTCTTCCCGATCTGCAGCACAGCAGGCTTTTTCCTACCCCCGGACCTTGGCACTTGCTCTACCTTCTGCCTAGGCAGCTGAATCTCCAGCTCTTCTTGTCATCGTTCACTCTTGGCTCAAATGGCA
Encoded proteins:
- the LOC130853920 gene encoding 60S ribosomal protein L27-like, which encodes MHKFMKPKGVVLVLAECYSRCKGVIVKNIDDGTSDNSHALVAGIDNYTRKVTAAMNKMKIAKRSNMKYFMKVYNYNHLVPTRYSVDILLDEIVVNKDVFRDPALKHKAQRDAKVKFEEKQKTSKNK